DNA sequence from the Acidobacteriota bacterium genome:
GCCTCCCCCGTGCAGCGTCGTCGTGGCCAGCCATTCCGGCAGAGCCGGGCGGGGCTCGAGTCCGTCGGGGGTGCGAACGTAGAGGGTCACGACGCGCTGCCTCTTGTCCTCCGGCACGTTGAACGCGGTGTCTTTCATTCCCAGGGGCTCGAATACCCGTAGCCGCAGGAACTCGTCGAACGTGAGACCCGAGGCCACCTCCACGATACGCCCCAGCGTGTCGATCCCCGCCAGCCCGCTGTACGCCCAGCGGGTGCCCGGCTGGAAGTCGAGGGGGACCCCTCCCAGAGCAGCCGCCCAGTCCGCGACGGTGCCGGTCAGGTCGCGAGGAGCGATGCGTGCTGTCGCCTCGCCTGCCGCGCCGAAGCTGCCCAGGCCCGACGTATGGGTGATCAGATCGTGCACCGTGATCTCGCGCTTCGCCGGCACCGTGTAGATGTCGCCTTCCTCGGCCCCGGCGTCTGACCGCGGTATCGCGACCTTCGTGTGCTTGAACTCCGGAATGAAGCGGGACACTGGATCCGAGAGGCGGGCCTTCCCCTCCTCCACGAGCATCAGGACGGCGACGGCGGTCACCGGTTTCGTCATCGAGGCGATCGGGAAGATGGTGTCCTTGCGCATCGGTGCGTTTGCCTCGATGTCCTTCAGGCCTCGCGCCTCGAAGTGGGCGACGCGGCCGCGCCGCGCGACGACGGTGACAGCGCCTGAGATCTGCTTCGTGTCGATGGCGCGCTGGATCATCTCGCCGACTCGCTCGAGACGTTTCGCGGACAACCCCACGTCCTCCGGCACCCCGGCGGGCACCTGGGCTCCGGTCGTCGCGACCGCGAGCAGGAAGACGAGGACGAACGCCACCGGCCACCGCGGGCAGGCGCCGTCACGGGCACTGTTGGCGCGCACCGGTAACTCCTTCACTAGAGGATCAACCGACTCGAAGCCTATACGGCCGCGCTACGGTGCCATCGAGCCGGTGACGCCGACCGCGCGGCCGCGCGGATCGATCAGCACGCCGGGGTTCATCAGGCCGTCGGGGTCGACCGCCGCCTTGGCGCCGGCGAGTGCCCGGGCGAAGACGTCGGGGCGCTGGCGGTCGTAGCCGGCCGGCCGGTGGTCGCGGCCGACGGCGTGGTGGTGCGTCACCGTGCCGCCGGCGTCGACGACCGCCTCGTTCGCGGCGAGCTTGATCTCACGCCACTGGTCCGCGAGACGATCCCAGTCGCCCAGCGCCGAGAACGTGAAGTAGGGGGCGGGTCCGTCCGGGTAGACATGGGTGAAGCGGCAGGTGACGCGTCCCGGCCTGCCGGTCGCCTGCTCGAGGATCTCGGGGGTCCGGGCCATGATCCGGGCGTGGAAGTCGGCGAAGCGGTCCCAGGTGATCGCGGTCTCGAAGGTATCGCCGATCAGCCCCAGGGGCACGCCGACCTCCCGGAAGTAAGGCCCCTTGATGAAGGCGTCGCGCCAGGCCCCGGCGGCGCCCTCGCGATGGGACCGCCCGGCCGAGGCGCTGTGGTCGCCGCCGCAATCCGCCGTCAACTCAAGCGCCCGCTTCATCCACGCGTCGACCGGGTGATCGGCGGACTCGAAGCCGAGGACGAGCAGAGAGGTCGAGCCGTCGCCGGCGCCGGCGGTGGCGGTCTCCTGGGCGTCGATCAGGCGGCAGTTCGAGGGGTAGAGCCCGCTCTGGGCCAGCATTCGCACGGCCTCGGCCGCGCTCGCGTAGTCGGCGAAGTGGACTGCCGCCGAGCCGCGATACGTGGGCCGGTCCTGGAGCCGCATCCAGGCCTCCGTGATGACCCCCAGGATGCCCTCCGAGCCGATGACCATTCGGTCGGGCGAGGGCCCGGCGCCCGAACCTGGCAATCGCCGCGTTTCCATGGTGCCCTGTGGCGTGACCGTCGTCGTCGCCTCGACGAAGTCGTCGATGTGGGTGTAGAGGCTGGCGAAGTGGCCGCCCGAGCGGGTCGCGATCCAGCCGCCCAGGGTGGAGTGCTCGAAGCTCTGCGGGAAGTGACGCAGCGTCAGGCCGTGCTCACGGAGCTGCGCCTCGATGTGTGGGCCACGCGCGCCGCCCTGGATGCGCGCGGCCCGGCTCGCGCGGTCGACCTCGAGCACCCGGTTGAGCTTCATCAGATCGATCGTCACCGCGCCGGCATAGCTGTCGCCGACCGCCGGCTCGACACCGCCGACCACGCTCGAACCACCGCCGAAGGGGATCACCGCCGCGCCGGCATCGCCGGCCCAGTCGAGGATGCGGACGACGTCTTCCGTCGTCTCGGGGTAGGCAACGAGATCGGGAGGCTCCGGCACATCGCGCCGGAACATCCGCACCGCATCCGGGAAGGACTTGCCGTAGGCGTGGAGGAGGCGCTCGTACGGGTCGCTGCGGAACAGGGCCTCAAGCGATGCGGGCGGCGCCAGGCGGGGCGCGCGGAGGTCGAAGTCGCCGACCTGAGGAGTGCTTGCCCGAGGTTCAAGCGGGGTGCCGAAGCGCTCCGCAGTGCGGTCGCGGAAGGCGGCCGCCTCCGCCTGCGTGAGCCCCTGACCCTCGTACCCCCAACCGCAGAGCTTGCGTCTTGCTTCCGTCACCTCGTCCTCCTTGGGCGGTGCAGGATAGCGGAGGACTGAGGCCGACCATCTACCGCCCCGAAACTCCTCGCACGCTCGGTGTTTCGGCCCATCCCGTCCTCATCCTAGGGGCTGTGCCGTAAACTTGCTTCGCTGCGTTCTACGGCACAAGCCCCTAGAATCCCCGTCCGATGTCCTGGCAGCCCGAGGTCGACGAGATCGAACGCCGCCGGCGCCTGGCGCTGGATATGGGCGGCGAGGAGGCGGTGGAGCGCCAGCACGAGCGCGGAC
Encoded proteins:
- a CDS encoding serine hydrolase, encoding MRANSARDGACPRWPVAFVLVFLLAVATTGAQVPAGVPEDVGLSAKRLERVGEMIQRAIDTKQISGAVTVVARRGRVAHFEARGLKDIEANAPMRKDTIFPIASMTKPVTAVAVLMLVEEGKARLSDPVSRFIPEFKHTKVAIPRSDAGAEEGDIYTVPAKREITVHDLITHTSGLGSFGAAGEATARIAPRDLTGTVADWAAALGGVPLDFQPGTRWAYSGLAGIDTLGRIVEVASGLTFDEFLRLRVFEPLGMKDTAFNVPEDKRQRVVTLYVRTPDGLEPRPALPEWLATTTLHGGGGGLWSTAEDYLQFAQMLVNGGELNGTRLLGSRTVELMGSNHVGDLYEKAGAVGMGFGLTVDVVLDGVAARGDHRSTGSFGWVGAFGTSYWVDPREDLTAVLMVQTPGGPLRADFQNAVMQAIVD
- a CDS encoding FAD-binding oxidoreductase → MTEARRKLCGWGYEGQGLTQAEAAAFRDRTAERFGTPLEPRASTPQVGDFDLRAPRLAPPASLEALFRSDPYERLLHAYGKSFPDAVRMFRRDVPEPPDLVAYPETTEDVVRILDWAGDAGAAVIPFGGGSSVVGGVEPAVGDSYAGAVTIDLMKLNRVLEVDRASRAARIQGGARGPHIEAQLREHGLTLRHFPQSFEHSTLGGWIATRSGGHFASLYTHIDDFVEATTTVTPQGTMETRRLPGSGAGPSPDRMVIGSEGILGVITEAWMRLQDRPTYRGSAAVHFADYASAAEAVRMLAQSGLYPSNCRLIDAQETATAGAGDGSTSLLVLGFESADHPVDAWMKRALELTADCGGDHSASAGRSHREGAAGAWRDAFIKGPYFREVGVPLGLIGDTFETAITWDRFADFHARIMARTPEILEQATGRPGRVTCRFTHVYPDGPAPYFTFSALGDWDRLADQWREIKLAANEAVVDAGGTVTHHHAVGRDHRPAGYDRQRPDVFARALAGAKAAVDPDGLMNPGVLIDPRGRAVGVTGSMAP